The DNA window ggATTAGAACATTTTAGACCTGAGATAGTAGCTCGAAATTGTGGTGGCTATATGTAATGGATTTAAAAGTTAGGGGGATTTTACATTTGGCTTTGCTACTATTAGTGGTGGAGCGGTGGACGTTAAGATCGGGGGAATTTTTTATATGCTTCCCATTGCTACTCGTAGacatcttttcctttttctttgctTTAACAGTTACCAAGAAAGAGCTGCATTCATTTCGCATCTATGTACTGTATTACATATTTCATAGTGTATCTACTATCTAAGGACTTGCATTTGCTGCATAAAATTGGTAGGGCAAACCTTGGAAGACGAGGACCGGCTGTGATGAGTCTTCTAACTTCTGGAGTGCTATTTGATTGGAGACATTATTTTATACACCGTTTTTTTACCACGTTTTTTCTATGGTAGTTGAACGCAAATCTTATTCCAAATCTATTGAAAGACCTAATAGCCTTAATTTGCTTGCTGGCATTGGACAGGTGAGGTTTGCCAAGAATCCGTTATTTCCAGCAATCTCATCAATGGCAGTGATGCTAAGAAACGACCATCTTTGAATGAGACCGGAAAGATACTGAAAGAATCAGTGATTATGGAATTACAAATGAATACCATTTCTATGCCGAATCAATTCTTTAAGTTGCTCTCCTCATTTTCAGCACCGGGTcgattcttatatatataaagaagCGAGTATTTGGTATATACATGGATTTTTCTAAGCTGAGTCGAATGGAGttccaaaaaattagaaaatttatataatatcaaaattaacaaaacataacTCCATTCGTTTTTCACTGGTTTTATCAAATATATacgtaaaaaaaaaaggaaatattatCAAGTGTCAGTTAGCCAAACACTCAAAAGGATGTCTGTATTTCCGTCTAACATTTGAAGTAGTTTTAGCTGGAAATCCTGGATTCTCGGCAATCTTTAGCcaagcaaataaaataatttaattgatttggagaaaaataaattAGGTAATTTGGAAGTTTTTGGTAAAAATAAATATGGGACagagaaatttaattaattaggcacataaataatgtgatatgaatgatttataaaataatttcttgtacctatagaaagaaaaaaggaaaagcaaATAAGTCCCTTTCCCTCTTTTCTTTCAGGACCACTAGGCTGTGCTCCATAGACCATCTCATTCCATTCTACAAGGAAAAAGCAACCAGACACAAGCTTTTGTTATTACCCGATTTGTGTTGCATCTGTACTACTACATTGCATTGCACAAAAACAGAAGACACACAAAGTACTCACTACCCAAAAGTATAGGGTATATCTGGTAATTGCTACATACTTGGACAACCATTTTTAtgggttttttaaaatttgagaaatatattattgaaaatacattctactttcaaaaactttgaaaagataatattattgaaagaaataagaattataatataaaaataaaaatatattaatcatataaaagaattttaaatatattctgTTGATTAAACTCTAGTACAAGTATGGAAATGGGTGAAAACACGTGAAACAAAAAATCCCTTATTCTTTTTTATCAAAAACAAAAAGTTACCCTCTTACCCTTCTTGGTTAATTTTATTTAGGATGTTTTAGTAACCGATATTGGTGCATAAATGTATCGATTTGTTTCGGTGTATAgttttcaatttattattatttaaaaaaaagtaatatttgtatataaaaaatattcaaaaatatcaaacaatgaaattaaataaatttcaatgtaaaatattcataaaaaaaaatttagttgaagtggtaaagaaattttttaaaaaatgttggtGACATTAGTAgcatgggttcaaatctcacCATATGTAAATTTTAAGATATCAAAAAAACaatcatcaaatatatataatattctttaATAAACTTCACAAATGCAATCCATCATTaaacaaactcaaaataaataagcaaaaaattatatttatatttatattttggtaaaatattatttttaaaattataaaaaaaatattttttgtacaaataaataataaaaattaaatttaaaatatattttaaaattaacttttttggtattggttggtacaCCATATTCCGACTGGTATAGGTGAAATCAACTAGTACGCACCAATTTTGATAGGAATTTGCACCAAAATTGAACCTAAAGTTTATTGTTTAGATTACAACCAAAACAAAGTGTTCCAACCAGTATGGGCAGTATCTAAACAATACTGGCTACCATGGTTGACTCGCGAATTAGTATGGACTGCttgaacctgtaacaccccttcccATAATGACCTGAAAAATCCCAAGCAAGGGATGTCACATTTGGACCCTAAAATTACTTAACTTGAACATCAAtttcaaaactttattttaacataaatatattaatttgaagCTATTCAATTCATTTCTAGGCTTTCTTTAAAATTTGGTTACAAACAGGGACCATTTAGGACTTATGCGGGTCAAAACAAGGTAAACAGAGTCAATGTCACAACACGAGAAAATGGGTGTCCCGACACTAAGGGCAGAATGCTCCAATATTACGACACTGATTTGTGGTGTCGTGACACTAAGGGCAGATTACTCTTATGTCATCCAATGTCACGATATTGATGGCAAATTACCTAAAACATATTTGAAACACCTAAAACCAAGTCTAAACTATCATAAGCTATTCCATAACACTTCTAaacattaaaaaacataaatcTCCATCAAAACATCATATAATTCAACATATAACTCAATCAAAGCTTAACTAAgttcataaatttaacaaaatgatcaagattCATTAAGTATTTTCTCTAGAAATCTTGTACACATACTTTGTTttaacctatgtacatgccataacCTATACTCTCTTCCAAGCTTTGGAATGTGATGTGATGAGTTGAGATAATATCTTCACTCTAAAGCTTCAATTCGAGTCTCTACCTACGTGTTGAAAAAAATAACACGTTAAACTTATAAAAGTTTAGTAAGTACAtcaaaaattaaacttaccattgaaAGCAACTGTGGGGTGTGCCTTTTATTTTTCTCCCAATTAAACTTTGCTATCTTTTCCCAGTTAAACTCTGATTATTCCAGGGATATTTTACtatgattagaactctaatcttagcctatttaaagggacCTTCTATCCCTGTTTCAAGATGCCAATTTgaaaaaaggatttttctttgGAGGCGACAAGATGTAGCCGCATAtaagttttggtgagagttttgtTGTAATTATGAAGAGTATTTTATACCCCATTTGTGAGTGCCTATGAGATTTAGAGTTTTATTTATCGGTTTGTTCTTTGGGATTTTAAGCTTTGTATTCGGGGTTTTGGGTAATGTACATTTAGTACATTTAGGTTAATTTTTTCCATATTGTAGTCTTGTTTGTTTGCGCATTTAGTGAAAAGCCGAAGCCttctttgcccgtgatttttccCTCTTTGAAGGATTTTCACGTCAAATATTTGTGTTCGTTATTCTCCACTTTTATTATCTCATTTTTTATACGAGTCGATCCCCAATAGCAACCAATGTTaacatataaatttatgaatcaaTAATAACATACAACGAAGTTAAATAGAGAATAACTATAGTGAAATCTCAAACTAACATTTTATAAGTCACTTACCAGTTTCCTTATTAAGTCCGCTTACCATTAAATTTTTAGCCCAATTTTAAGCTGAATAGAACATGTAGGATATGTGGAATGAACACTGAATCATTAGCACAAACGTACATATGTCATGAGGCTAGAACTCTATGGCCCGTGACACATACACTATCTTACACAGAAGTGTAGAGTTAATGAAATGTACTAAATGCCATTGTCGCTAGCATCGAAGCGTGAAATCATTGAATTGCACCGAAGTGTCACTATCACTAATGCACATAAAAGAttcctaatgatatgtcatttatATTCGACTAGTTCACATCTTGCCTACATGGGCAAAAATATCACTtgacatttaatttattattgtttaaaaattcatttaatttctatatctaattattttattccaCTTACCTAACTTTTATGCACTtttgaatttagtcctttttacttcaAATACACTACACATAAGCTATTCACTTTGTTATTTAAATTCAACTTCTATCTCCTTTACTTTTAAATAAATTCCATAATATCtatcaaaattttcttatatagATTAATCCCATAAGTATTACTATAACTATTTTAACAAGTTTTTACTTTGGATTTTTTATAGGTATTGTAAAATTCTTAAAGTACTTACCATCAAGTGCTTAATTGCATTTCTGTCTTCTTCTTCACTCTTTTGCTACTTCTTTCCCCTTATCAAGACCTTATTGATCACCTCTCTTGTCTTTCTCTTCATTaacatatcacacatatacaaGATTTAATACCAAAAcaataatcacatatcacttCCATGCACTTTTAATGAAATAAACTTGAAATTCTTAAAGAAATCTCCTCATCCTTGCCAAATCCCTAACTTCacttttctctctcctccagtaTGAACACTAGTTAACTTTACAAGAAACTAAACTTGCTATGAGATTGCGCTattgatttcattaaaaattcatagcaaaatttgaagtttttaaaGTTGAGGTGCTTGGAAATGGTGGAGAGGACTAAGATGAAATTTTGTTCAAATAAGAAGCAAGGGTGACGTgaagatggagagaaaaaaaatGGCGATATTCTTCTGAATTATCTaattaacttaataaataaaatattaaatgttatataaaaaATTCTATCCATCATCATTACATGTTTAACATCCCCAATTTATTCCAAATTTCCAACATCATCCAAAGGTTCATAATTTTCCAATAAATATAAGTACTTTTTCTTAATTATCTATTATGAAaagaccattttacccttatcaATCTCTATGATTTTATCTTTGCTTCATGACACTTTTATGGTATAGTCACATTTCTAGTCCTTCCTCTTTCtcactttaatttaataattattatttttaatcctcAAACTTTTTCCCCAACACTTTTCACACTACTACGATTTAGtcaataactcaaataatttctctaaatgtAAGTCTTTTTAATTTCCTTATGGTATCCAACTACCTTCTCTACTAGCACCCATGATTCCTATTTTTATTTACTTCGAAAAGTTTAACATATGCAAATCTTGAAATAACACTATTCTCATCTCAAGGGGTGTTAGGGATGTTACAGAATCGAGCTAAAAAACTAGTTGAACTAGCAGTTGAaccaattattatttttaaatattgtgatgtttgtttttttttttataatttatttgctttaaaCTAGTCAGATCGTTTGTTCTAGGAACCAATTGGTTAGACTAGTTCGAAATAGGTTCAATCCGcagttcaattaattttttagctCTCATCAGACCGATGCCCAGCCAGTTCCCGGTCCAATTGGCCAACCCGATTCAATTTAAATAACatcaaattttggaatttttttatattttaaaaatagttttttaaattttaaagagttttatttttcataacttttatttttaaaaatacatttttatgttttttttatttaaaatataaaaataattattttaaaaatattttattgacttTTGAAAGGTAAtgacaaattgacaaaaaaaggAAATGTTGATAgctaaaaaaatttgattgatgaGAGATAATTTCCTATACATTTTAACCTACTAAATTACATGGtatatgttataaattatttatattaaattatataatatttattattaaatatttatattttatcaataaCCAACTGATAATAACAAATAATACATGTTAAATGTTAAAGAGTGAATAACCCCACAAATATGTAATGCTAGAggaattagataaaattacatagtatgtttatttttttattagttttattacTAATCATATTGCATAATACTTTCTCGAACTATCGCATTATATAAGATGATTCGATTTGAGGTTTTggatttattgataaatttataataattagtgTTTGATAAGTTACATCGAAGATTCTCGAACTTTaagatgttttaattatatcCCTAAACTTTTAAAGTTATGTTAATTAAGTCATTCTATTACTGAAACTATTAAATTCACTGTTAAGTAACACATCAAATCTTACGtggcataatttaaaatttaaaaaataaaaaagatgaaggTAAAACAGCAAATTTTGCCACATAAAGTATAATTTCATATGCAGTTATATTATAATTATGGATTGTGAGTTTTAGAGATACAATAAATTGATGtttgggttaaatttttaaaaaatctcaaTTGCTTATTAGTTCCAACAAACGAGAACTTCGCACGAGCTTGCTTAAGGCTCCGTTCTTCTGCGCGTTTAAGAAGGAATGAAGAACGGCTTCCTTTTGCTTAAACATTTCACCAGCAGAGAAGGGCTTTTCTCCAGATGGAGAAGCtaattttttctcctttttttcagCTTCAAGTGCTTTTGGATGATAATTGACCAAATTATCCTGTCTTCTCCCCAAACGTTCTTAAAATGAGAACACCAGCGACAGCTGATCGACGAAGAAGACCAAACTCAGATTCAGACCAAAACCCAATATTACATTCTTGATTTGCTCTTTCTCTATTTGTTAAAACAGTAAGTTCTGTCTTGTATCTTGGCCTTCTCTTCTTCCCCCTTAATTATCTAATGTCGACTTTAACTTGCGAAAAGGTttcctttttataaaaaaaaaaagagtaaatgaTCACCGGCAGTGGCGCCGCTACCACACGCGTTTTCTTCTCGTCTTGTCTAAATTTGCTAGCACTTAGCTGCCTATAGCATTTAGCAGCCTCCAAGAAGCTCTCTTACATTTTCTTTTGTGTTTATTCTATTAATACATTTTCGACTCTTTTTGACATTGTTCTCAAAGGTTGATAGAGAAAAGCTAGAAAAAATTCTTCTTCTTTTGGACATGTATGGACTCTGGGGATTCGAGCGGTTGAAGCTCAGGATGATGGTGGTCATGCTGTTAATGCTGGTTTTATCATTGTTTGAGCAGAATATGAGCTTCTCCTCGCCTTTGAACAGTGAAGGTATTTATTCAGGCCTCAACAAGAGTTTCtttgtatattatatatgttcTTACGAGAAATTATTTGCCTGTGTGGCAAAAAATGGTGCAGGTTTGGCTTTGTTGAGGTTCAAACAGAGAGTGGTAAGTGACCCCTTTGGTGCTTTATCGAACTGGAAGGAAATTGATGGAGAGATTGATCCGTGTTCTTGGTTCGGGGTCGAATGCTCTGATGAAAAAGTTGTAATTTTGTGAGTTTTGTCTctttttgcacattttattgcgttctttttaatttgttttacagGGAGATTGTTGAAGTATATGAAAGTATTTGGAATCCCCTTTGCATATGGTAGATAGCTGAACATGTTAGGTTCTATTCTTTGCTTAATAACTTTTTAAGGGTTGAAGACTGCAGAGTCAATTTCTACTTTTGGCTCTTGATACTAAAAAAGGctctttttattttctcaaagTGATTTTTCTCTAAAGGGATATGGACCTGTTTTGGatgttttttgatgttttaaCTTGTTTATGAAGAactgaatttgacataaataaAACTTGACACAAATAAGACAACCAAGTTTTAATGCTCCATGTAATGTTCTTATTTTAGATTTTGTTAATGTTAACTGGCTCTCTACCCTGTGGATTTTGCCTGTAGATGTGCCATGTTTTTCACTGTATAGTTAATTAGATGGTAACCCTGGTATGCTTCTTGCAGAAATTTGAAAGATCTTTGCCTTGTTGGGAACCTGGGACCTGAATTTGGGAAGCTGGAGAATTTAAAATCTATGTAAGTTTATCATCCTTGGTCTCTTAGTTCTGCTTTATATACTGCTGCAGTATATTGCGCAACAACTCTTTCTCTGGAAGCATTCCTCAAGAAATTGGGGAATTGAAGGAGCTGGAGGTGTTGGATTTAGGATTCAATAACTTTAGTGGACCATTTCCATCTGATTTTGGCAACAATCTCTCCTTGACAACACTGTATGATCCTCTTTTCAAGTTGTTTATATttcggattttattttatttccagcTGTTATTTAGTCCCTTACCTTATATTATACGAATTTCTTCTTAATGCAGTTTACTTGACAACAATGAGTTTCTTGGAAATCTAGCACCTGAAATATACGAGGTTAAGATGCTTTCTGAATTTCAAGTAGATGAGAATCGGCTAACTGATGCTGCTACTATACCATCTTGTAAAAGCAGTGGTTTCCCCTGGTAAGCAATTAAAGTTGATGCAATATATCAACTTCCTTTGAGTACTTTTTTGATGCATCCATCTTAAGAAGAAAAAGTAGTTCTACATCTGCATTATTGAACAAAATCGATACTTCTACATTTTAATGCCACTTTTGATTTATTTGCATCTGCATTATTGAACAAAATCGATACTTCTACATTTTGATGCCACTTTTTTTTATGCCACTTTTGATTTATTTGCATCTGCATTATTGAACAAAATCGATACTTCTACATTTTGATGttctttcaattttaa is part of the Gossypium hirsutum isolate 1008001.06 chromosome D11, Gossypium_hirsutum_v2.1, whole genome shotgun sequence genome and encodes:
- the LOC107912842 gene encoding protein MALE DISCOVERER 2 isoform X2; translated protein: MYGLWGFERLKLRMMVVMLLMLVLSLFEQNMSFSSPLNSEGLALLRFKQRVVSDPFGALSNWKEIDGEIDPCSWFGVECSDEKVVILNLKDLCLVGNLGPEFGKLENLKSIILRNNSFSGSIPQEIGELKELEVLDLGFNNFSGPFPSDFGNNLSLTTLLLDNNEFLGNLAPEIYEVKMLSEFQVDENRLTDAATIPSCKSSGFP
- the LOC107912842 gene encoding protein MALE DISCOVERER 2 isoform X1, with product MYGLWGFERLKLRMMVVMLLMLVLSLFEQNMSFSSPLNSEGLALLRFKQRVVSDPFGALSNWKEIDGEIDPCSWFGVECSDEKVVILNLKDLCLVGNLGPEFGKLENLKSIILRNNSFSGSIPQEIGELKELEVLDLGFNNFSGPFPSDFGNNLSLTTLLLDNNEFLGNLAPEIYEVKMLSEFQVDENRLTDAATIPSCKSSGFPCIASISDCYSCHMMNE